The following are encoded together in the Peromyscus leucopus breed LL Stock chromosome 1, UCI_PerLeu_2.1, whole genome shotgun sequence genome:
- the LOC114698872 gene encoding regulator of G-protein signaling 9-binding protein: MAREECKALLDALNKTTACYHHLVLTVGGSADTQDLREELQKTRQKARELAVATGARLTIALRDRGLATEERAEFERLWVAFSGCLDLLEADMQRSLALGAAFPLHAPRRPLVRTGVAGGSSAVAARALSTRSLRHEAEGDFDVADLPELEREVLQVGEMIDDMEMKVNVPRWTVQARQAAGAELLSGASAGASSAGGISVDERAGPCDPSKALAATVFSAVLLVAVALALCVAKLS; encoded by the coding sequence ATGGCCAGGGAGGAGTGCAAGGCGCTGCTGGACGCGCTCAATAAGACCACGGCGTGCTACCATCACTTGGTGCTGACTGTGGGAGGCTCCGCCGACACGCAGGACCTACGTGAGGAGCTGCAGAAGACCCGCCAGAAGGCGCGCGAGCTGGCCGTAGCCACCGGCGCCCGGTTGACCATCGCATTGCGCGACCGGGGCTTGGCGACCGAGGAGCGCGCGGAGTTCGAGCGGCTCTGGGTGGCCTTTTCGGGCTGCCTGGACTTGCTCGAGGCTGACATGCAGCGCTCACTGGCGCTGGGAGCTGCCTTCCCGCTGCACGCGCCGCGCCGGCCACTCGTGCGCACAGGGGTGGCCGGCGGCTCCTCTGCTGTGGCTGCGCGCGCCCTGAGCACTCGCAGTTTGCGACACGAGGCCGAAGGCGACTTCGACGTCGCTGATCTGCCTGAGTTGGAACGCGAAGTCCTCCAAGTGGGCGAGATGATCGACGACATGGAAATGAAAGTCAACGTACCCCGCTGGACTGTGCAGGCGCGGCAGGCAGCGGGCGCCGAACTCCTGTCCGGTGCCAGCGCCGGTGCTTCCTCGGCTGGTGGCATTTCGGTAGACGAGCGCGCGGGACCCTGCGACCCCAGCAAGGCCCTAGCCGCCACTGTTTTCAGTGCCGTGCTGCTGGTGGCTGTGGCACTCGCCTTATGTGTGGCAAAGCTGAGCTGA